In Phormidium yuhuli AB48, one genomic interval encodes:
- a CDS encoding MFS transporter, whose protein sequence is MSDRPKKRLNFLQIINMSVGFFGIQFGWALQMTNMSAIFEHLGAQADEIPILWLAAPLTGLIVQPMVGHMSDNTWGPLGRRRPYFLFGAILSSTALVFMPHSSSLWMAAGGLWILDTSNNISMEPFRAFVGDLLPAERRTQGFAMQSFFIGAGSVLAAAFPWLLNHLLGVTNTGGENSIPPTIEISFYVGAAAFLGTVLWTVLSTEEYPPEDLEAFEKQQEEQSGFGTGLSEIWSAILEMPTTMRQLAWVQSFSWLGMYCVFLYFPPAVARNIFGAVSQSSELYSEGIEWAGICIAAYNAVCLVFSFILPKLSHFTSRQVTHCLCLICGGVGLISLWFIENPYLILFSMIGLGIAWSSLLAMPYAILVGSLPDDKTGVYMGIFNAFIVLPEILASLGFGWVMRYWFDENRMLALVSGGVAMLIAAVLVLRVQESGAKTPSRDPNSLDLPATAQAAEG, encoded by the coding sequence ATGAGCGATCGCCCTAAAAAAAGGCTGAATTTCCTGCAAATCATCAATATGAGTGTAGGATTTTTCGGCATTCAATTTGGCTGGGCACTGCAAATGACGAATATGAGTGCCATATTCGAGCATCTCGGTGCCCAAGCGGACGAAATTCCCATTTTGTGGCTCGCTGCTCCTTTAACCGGCTTGATTGTCCAACCCATGGTGGGCCATATGAGTGACAACACCTGGGGCCCCCTCGGCCGCCGACGGCCCTATTTCCTCTTTGGCGCCATACTCAGTTCTACCGCCTTAGTGTTCATGCCCCATTCCTCCAGCCTCTGGATGGCGGCCGGTGGCCTCTGGATTTTGGATACTTCCAATAACATCAGCATGGAGCCGTTCCGCGCTTTCGTCGGGGACTTACTCCCAGCGGAACGACGGACTCAAGGCTTTGCCATGCAAAGTTTTTTTATTGGTGCTGGTTCCGTACTAGCGGCGGCGTTTCCCTGGCTGCTCAATCACCTCCTCGGGGTAACCAATACTGGAGGCGAGAATTCCATCCCCCCAACCATTGAAATTTCCTTTTATGTGGGGGCAGCAGCCTTTTTAGGAACGGTCTTATGGACGGTTTTAAGCACGGAAGAATATCCCCCCGAAGACCTAGAAGCCTTTGAAAAACAACAGGAAGAACAAAGTGGCTTCGGGACAGGACTGAGTGAAATCTGGTCTGCTATCCTGGAGATGCCGACCACCATGCGCCAACTGGCTTGGGTGCAATCCTTTTCTTGGCTGGGGATGTATTGTGTTTTTCTCTATTTCCCCCCCGCCGTGGCTCGTAATATATTTGGTGCTGTCAGCCAAAGTTCAGAACTCTATTCTGAAGGAATTGAATGGGCAGGAATTTGCATTGCTGCCTATAATGCTGTTTGTTTGGTATTTTCCTTTATTCTACCGAAGTTATCGCATTTTACGAGCCGTCAAGTGACCCATTGCCTCTGCCTAATTTGTGGTGGAGTTGGCTTGATTAGTTTGTGGTTTATTGAAAATCCCTATCTAATTTTGTTCTCGATGATCGGGTTAGGGATTGCTTGGTCTAGCCTGTTAGCGATGCCCTATGCCATCCTGGTTGGGTCTCTCCCGGATGATAAAACGGGAGTGTATATGGGGATTTTCAATGCCTTTATCGTCTTACCCGAGATTCTCGCCTCCCTGGGGTTTGGTTGGGTGATGCGATATTGGTTCGATGAAAACCGGATGTTAGCCCTAGTCAGCGGCGGTGTCGCTATGCTGATTGCGGCGGTGTTGGTGTTACGGGTTCAAGAGTCTGGGGCGAAAACCCCAAGTCGAGATCCCAATTCCCTCGACTTACCCGCAACGGCCCAAGCTGCAGAAGGCTAA
- a CDS encoding RecQ family ATP-dependent DNA helicase, with translation MSSPDWTLVRNTFRQTWGYSDFRYPQGEVVQTLLQQQDALVVLPTGGGKSICFQLPALLGGGVTLVVSPLVALMENQVQALRQRHLPAAALHSELPRSQQKSIINALQTQQLRLLYLSPETLLTPKIWQILRQPSLQINGLMLDEAHCLVQWGDTFRPAYRRLGAVRPALLQTRPPGTSLPIAAFTATANPAAQYTIREVLQLRSPKLFLENPYRPHLALSVIHTYTPRQRKQKLLKWLQKHPQQSGLVYVRTRNDSEELAQLLQKQGFTVAPYHAGLTPGQRREIERQWLTGQVPVVVCTSAFGMGVDKPDVRWVFHVHAPLLLSEYVQEIGRAGRDGKAAQAVTLISEPTGWLDPSDQRRQEFFEQREQSLQDKAFQLSGKLPRSGTVEAALSQSPQAAIALSLLHSSGQLTWLDPFHYQIHTTKPRRTQTNYQAFEQMQSYLRDRRCRWQVILEAFGFGSSIKPCGICDRCRSRKH, from the coding sequence ATGTCTTCTCCTGACTGGACCCTGGTTCGTAATACCTTTCGTCAAACTTGGGGCTACAGCGACTTTCGCTATCCCCAAGGAGAAGTGGTGCAAACTTTGCTGCAACAGCAAGATGCCCTGGTGGTGTTACCCACGGGAGGGGGGAAATCAATTTGCTTTCAGTTGCCGGCCCTGTTGGGTGGTGGAGTCACCCTGGTGGTGTCGCCCCTGGTGGCGTTAATGGAAAACCAAGTTCAGGCCTTGCGACAGCGGCATCTACCGGCGGCGGCCCTCCATAGTGAATTGCCGCGATCGCAACAAAAGAGTATTATCAATGCCCTGCAAACTCAGCAATTGCGGCTGCTGTATCTGTCCCCGGAAACTCTCCTCACACCTAAAATTTGGCAGATTCTGCGTCAACCGAGCCTGCAAATTAACGGTTTGATGCTGGATGAGGCCCATTGTCTAGTGCAATGGGGAGATACCTTTCGTCCCGCCTATCGTCGCCTGGGGGCGGTGCGTCCGGCCTTATTGCAAACTCGTCCACCGGGGACCTCACTTCCCATTGCGGCCTTCACCGCTACCGCCAATCCAGCCGCTCAATACACCATTCGGGAGGTGCTGCAACTGCGATCGCCGAAACTCTTTTTAGAGAACCCCTATCGGCCCCACTTGGCCCTGTCCGTGATTCATACCTACACCCCCCGGCAACGGAAACAGAAACTCCTCAAATGGCTCCAAAAACACCCCCAACAGTCAGGATTGGTGTATGTACGGACTCGTAACGATAGTGAAGAACTCGCCCAACTATTACAAAAACAGGGATTTACCGTAGCCCCCTATCATGCTGGACTCACTCCAGGACAACGGCGGGAGATTGAACGGCAATGGCTCACCGGACAAGTTCCGGTGGTGGTTTGTACCTCAGCCTTTGGTATGGGAGTGGATAAACCCGATGTGCGCTGGGTCTTCCATGTCCATGCCCCCCTATTATTGTCGGAATATGTCCAGGAAATTGGCCGAGCGGGGCGAGATGGCAAAGCGGCCCAAGCCGTTACCCTCATCAGTGAACCCACCGGTTGGCTCGATCCGAGTGATCAACGGCGACAAGAGTTTTTTGAACAACGAGAACAGTCTCTTCAGGATAAAGCTTTCCAACTCAGTGGCAAATTACCCCGTTCCGGGACTGTCGAAGCTGCATTGAGTCAATCCCCCCAAGCGGCCATTGCCCTCTCCCTGCTGCATAGCAGCGGTCAACTGACCTGGCTTGATCCCTTTCATTACCAAATTCACACCACTAAACCCCGGAGAACTCAGACCAATTATCAGGCCTTTGAGCAAATGCAGTCCTATCTGCGCGATCGCCGCTGTCGTTGGCAGGTCATTTTAGAAGCCTTCGGCTTTGGGAGTAGCATCAAGCCTTGTGGAATCTGCGATCGCTGTCGGAGTCGCAAGCACTAA
- a CDS encoding SRPBCC family protein, which yields MTDKIRVEVHRPLLSKHLVAGLVTLSLTLLPNIGLGAIAVESFPKTLSNQAPASDLGQDVELKQNEDASYTVTVTLDASAEDIWSVIADYGRFNHFLPNIVSSEILEVEGNRHVVEQVSQQQVLFLQVRSRLRTENLETIHQRIDFRLLEGDLNQLEGYWVIEATENPQIHRLRQTVAVTPPAGTPDSIFRRVFRQSLTENLAAIRDEIQRRQLDRDEPLSMTP from the coding sequence ATGACAGACAAGATTCGGGTGGAGGTTCACCGTCCCCTGCTCTCTAAACACCTAGTGGCTGGATTAGTGACCCTCTCACTCACACTCCTGCCGAACATTGGACTCGGGGCGATCGCCGTAGAGTCGTTCCCTAAGACCCTGAGCAATCAGGCCCCAGCCTCAGACCTGGGGCAAGACGTTGAACTCAAGCAAAATGAGGATGCCAGTTACACCGTGACGGTGACCCTAGACGCCTCCGCCGAGGATATTTGGTCAGTCATTGCCGATTATGGACGTTTCAACCACTTTTTACCCAATATTGTCTCCAGTGAAATCCTGGAAGTGGAGGGTAACCGTCATGTGGTTGAACAAGTCAGTCAGCAACAAGTCCTCTTTTTGCAGGTTAGATCGCGGCTGCGCACTGAAAACCTCGAAACAATCCATCAGCGGATTGATTTCCGTCTCCTGGAAGGGGATCTCAACCAACTTGAGGGCTACTGGGTGATTGAAGCAACCGAGAATCCCCAAATTCACCGTCTTCGGCAAACCGTTGCCGTCACCCCCCCCGCCGGAACTCCTGACTCCATCTTTCGGAGGGTCTTTCGTCAATCTCTCACCGAGAACCTCGCCGCCATCCGCGATGAAATCCAGCGGCGACAACTAGACCGTGATGAGCCTTTAAGTATGACCCCCTAA
- a CDS encoding glycerophosphodiester phosphodiesterase: protein MTFAKLEQIAHRGFSAIAPENTQVAFAQARLAGADSLEFDLRLTQDGVPVVIHDETLDRTTGTPGQVCEMSWQQLQTLDAGSWFNETFQGERIPSLDQTLLEVEQFPQFAYLDLKSHPSWTSEAITRILEMIQSHQLSDRCFLCSFDTDLLAAFQEKSPHCRLGYHTLTATDIQERLPEAARVGGVLLSLYKPLLEDPNLIQQARSQSVEIVAWTVDDPALSQDLQRQGVRRIISNQVVRNPQKS, encoded by the coding sequence ATGACATTTGCCAAGCTCGAACAAATTGCCCATCGGGGTTTCAGTGCGATCGCCCCAGAAAACACTCAAGTGGCCTTTGCCCAAGCACGACTGGCGGGGGCCGATTCTCTGGAGTTTGACCTTAGACTGACTCAAGATGGGGTTCCGGTGGTCATTCACGACGAAACCCTTGATCGCACTACCGGGACGCCAGGCCAGGTCTGTGAGATGTCTTGGCAGCAGTTGCAAACCCTCGATGCGGGGAGTTGGTTTAACGAGACATTTCAGGGGGAACGCATCCCTAGTTTAGACCAAACCTTGCTGGAGGTGGAGCAATTTCCTCAATTTGCCTATCTAGATCTCAAATCTCATCCGAGTTGGACGAGTGAGGCCATCACCCGCATTCTGGAGATGATCCAATCCCATCAATTGAGCGATCGCTGTTTTCTCTGTTCCTTTGATACTGACTTGCTCGCCGCGTTTCAGGAGAAGTCTCCCCACTGTCGCCTGGGTTACCACACCCTCACCGCCACAGATATTCAGGAACGTCTTCCGGAGGCGGCCCGGGTGGGCGGGGTCTTGTTGAGTTTATACAAACCTCTCCTCGAAGACCCCAATCTAATCCAACAGGCGCGATCGCAGTCCGTGGAAATCGTCGCTTGGACTGTGGACGACCCCGCCCTCTCCCAAGACCTACAACGGCAGGGAGTTCGACGAATTATTAGCAATCAAGTTGTTAGAAATCCTCAGAAAAGTTAA
- a CDS encoding pentapeptide repeat-containing protein, giving the protein MYNAKLALNVSFPWAIAPVVALVWSFGNLSPVAAQTAPDLRQLLSTQDCPQCDLRNAGLVHSRLSGANLQGANLVRANLSQSDLMGANLSGANLTGVSLVGANLTGANLRGANLTGADLRGAFLTGADFDGAILTNANLRGAYDVPSTVVTVDELLRWGNDEAQQGNYQGAVSFYTDAIILNNQFPLAYLGRAAAYNRMGETQRAVADAERAAEIYFAAGNQEGYETAKFFASAIVAEEEAFHEARERQRRGDIGGNILNVITGIGSLLLQGILPF; this is encoded by the coding sequence ATGTACAACGCAAAACTTGCCCTCAATGTCTCGTTTCCCTGGGCGATCGCCCCAGTCGTTGCTCTGGTTTGGAGTTTTGGCAACCTCTCTCCAGTGGCGGCCCAAACTGCGCCGGATTTGCGACAACTCCTCTCAACTCAAGACTGCCCTCAATGTGATCTACGCAATGCGGGATTGGTTCACTCCCGTTTGTCGGGAGCCAATTTACAAGGGGCGAATTTGGTGCGAGCCAATCTCAGTCAAAGTGATTTAATGGGGGCAAATTTATCGGGGGCCAACCTCACAGGTGTCTCCTTAGTGGGAGCCAACCTCACGGGGGCGAATCTTCGAGGGGCAAATCTCACGGGGGCGGATTTACGAGGGGCCTTCCTAACGGGGGCTGACTTCGATGGAGCCATCCTCACGAATGCCAACTTGCGGGGGGCCTATGATGTCCCGAGTACCGTAGTGACGGTGGATGAGTTGCTCCGTTGGGGCAATGATGAGGCGCAACAAGGAAACTATCAAGGGGCCGTCAGTTTCTACACAGATGCCATTATTCTTAATAATCAGTTCCCTCTAGCCTATCTCGGCCGGGCAGCCGCCTATAATCGTATGGGCGAAACGCAACGGGCTGTGGCAGATGCAGAACGGGCGGCAGAAATTTATTTTGCTGCCGGCAATCAAGAGGGCTACGAAACGGCTAAGTTTTTTGCCTCAGCGATTGTGGCGGAAGAGGAAGCATTTCATGAAGCCCGAGAACGGCAAAGACGGGGGGACATTGGGGGTAATATTCTGAATGTCATTACAGGCATAGGCAGCCTTTTGTTACAAGGAATTTTACCCTTTTAA
- a CDS encoding efflux RND transporter periplasmic adaptor subunit, translated as MKRPKTWLMGILMGSLWLTMGCSPNDGESAQAQPSGPGESREQGDRTVTVDVAIAEAQTRSRELNYSGTTQPLRRVSLRARSDGQLLNLNADVGDPVFQGQVIARVEDTLLLSELAGVEAEVSVRQSEVEEARNQRIEAEFRVEEIRAELDQAEVDARRLKNLAGEGAIPRREAELAQTRVRTLEQQLRSAQEQVRIRDRAVASAQQRVGAQEAVVAGVQQRLSYTDVPSPLNAVVLERLLEPGDVVQSGDVILELGDFSEVEIRIEIPDRDRSQISLGQAVDVTLDAFPNQEFVGRVSRIFPNADPVARLIPVQITLRNPDVPNGELGGGLLARVTLNTASQQLVTIPERALEISAQGDNTLFIVEGNESETTVSARRVELGEREDDEVEILQGLAPGEQFIVRSDRPLRDGQTVRRSFLSQPRNE; from the coding sequence ATGAAACGACCTAAAACTTGGCTAATGGGGATTCTCATGGGTAGCCTCTGGCTGACAATGGGATGCAGTCCCAATGATGGCGAGAGTGCCCAAGCTCAGCCCTCGGGCCCAGGCGAGTCACGAGAGCAGGGCGATCGCACGGTCACCGTTGACGTGGCCATTGCCGAAGCCCAAACTCGTAGCCGGGAACTCAATTACAGTGGCACCACCCAACCCTTGCGTCGGGTCTCCTTGCGGGCCCGCAGTGATGGTCAACTCCTCAATCTCAACGCCGATGTCGGCGATCCCGTGTTTCAGGGACAAGTCATCGCCCGAGTTGAAGATACCCTGCTGCTGTCAGAGCTTGCCGGAGTCGAAGCCGAAGTGAGCGTGCGCCAATCCGAAGTCGAAGAAGCCCGCAACCAGCGCATCGAAGCGGAATTTCGAGTTGAAGAAATTCGCGCCGAACTGGATCAGGCCGAGGTTGATGCTCGTCGTCTTAAAAACCTAGCCGGAGAGGGAGCCATCCCCCGTCGTGAAGCCGAACTGGCCCAAACCCGCGTCCGCACCCTTGAACAGCAACTGCGATCGGCCCAAGAACAAGTCCGTATCCGCGATCGCGCTGTCGCCTCAGCCCAACAACGAGTTGGGGCCCAGGAAGCCGTTGTCGCCGGAGTCCAACAGCGACTCTCCTATACTGATGTTCCCTCCCCCCTCAATGCCGTCGTCCTCGAACGACTCCTCGAACCCGGAGACGTCGTGCAAAGCGGGGATGTCATTTTAGAACTCGGGGACTTTAGCGAAGTTGAAATCCGCATCGAGATTCCCGATCGCGATCGCAGTCAAATTTCCCTGGGCCAAGCCGTTGACGTAACCCTCGATGCCTTCCCCAACCAAGAGTTTGTCGGACGAGTCTCGCGCATCTTCCCTAATGCCGATCCCGTAGCCCGACTGATTCCCGTACAAATCACCCTACGCAACCCCGACGTCCCCAATGGGGAACTCGGAGGTGGTTTACTTGCCCGAGTCACCCTAAACACGGCCTCACAACAACTCGTAACCATTCCCGAACGGGCCCTAGAAATCTCTGCCCAAGGGGATAACACCCTGTTTATCGTCGAAGGCAACGAGAGCGAAACCACCGTCAGCGCCCGTCGTGTTGAACTCGGAGAACGAGAAGATGACGAAGTCGAAATCCTCCAAGGCCTCGCCCCCGGCGAACAATTCATCGTCCGCAGCGATCGCCCCCTCCGAGACGGCCAAACCGTCCGCCGCAGCTTCCTCTCCCAACCCCGCAACGAATAA
- a CDS encoding efflux RND transporter permease subunit, with product MSNQPISLSTLAIRRHIGTLIITIAVMVLGWFVVSRMPVDLLPSITYPRIGLRADAPGIVPEVAVNDITRPLEEALTATEGVVQLFSRTREGRISIDLFFRPGNNIDQALNDATAALNRARDRLPDGLDAPRLFKFDPSQLPVYEMALTSTSLRAVDLRIFADEELARELVRVPGVANVDISGGVREEVRMNLDLDRLQALGLNVEMVSNALRERNQDTAGGLIRGGPSELLTRVAGRFNSVQEIRRISISSNGNGEGNANQQLYVEDVAQVIDGTEEQRVFVTLNGQPAVKVSIQKQPDANTIEVVEGVVRRLQELREAAVIPEDMQIETTLDESRFIRSSIQNVITAGLSGAGLAAIAVLLFLGSLRQTLIVVLAIPLATLTAMILMGLFGLSLNVFSLGGLALGVGIVVDNAIVMLENIAKGVETTDPQSPVEDSSNGYALSHLSPKQQFARRVRLQAETSARELESALLASTSTNLVAVLPFLMLGGFISLLFNELILTISFAVAASMAIALTVVPAMAARLLGIPRSLHLNRLPPIWLFGRFVRLLTAVYRQILSGVLRMRLLTIALAILVLGGGSLWMAERLPQEILPRINTGQARLVAQFPPGTTVSQNRQVMAAVDEMLLSQPETQYAFSTAGGFLFGTSTSANSLRGSSTIALTPGTNVGAYVGRVNRQITEEIPLVDTSIRMRPESVRGLILSNSPTRDDIDIMLQGTNPQVLEEAGRMVLAALEENATLASYQPDAEDPQPEVRIRPDWERAASVGLSAQRIGETIQTALEGSVITQIQREDRLVNVRMQLPTGTIERPSRLRSIPLFTSGNQLIRLGDIAEIGRDVAPGEIQRINQRQIFLIEGSLSDGANLSDALDEVDAILAGLDLPEGVTRVPSSAAETNEQLRQSLVILGSLATFMVFVVMAVQYNSLIDPLAIILTVPLALAGGILGLYITETAVGATAIVGAVLLVGIVVNNAILLVELANQIREKQGLSHYEAMLEAAPQRLRPILMTTITTVLGLFPLALGVGEGSEFLQPLGIVVFSGLSLATFLTLFIVPCFYTLLHRSNRPRKPRLPSAGWQESPVEQPVGTFK from the coding sequence ATGTCCAACCAACCCATTAGTCTAAGCACCCTAGCCATCCGACGCCATATTGGCACCCTAATCATCACCATTGCCGTGATGGTGTTAGGTTGGTTTGTCGTCAGCCGGATGCCCGTGGATTTATTGCCCAGCATCACCTATCCCCGTATTGGCCTCCGGGCCGACGCACCGGGGATTGTCCCGGAAGTGGCGGTCAACGATATTACCCGTCCCCTCGAAGAAGCCTTAACCGCCACAGAAGGGGTCGTACAACTATTTTCCCGAACCCGAGAAGGTCGTATTAGTATCGACCTATTTTTCCGACCCGGCAACAACATTGACCAAGCCCTCAACGATGCTACCGCCGCCCTCAACCGGGCCCGCGATCGCCTCCCCGATGGCCTCGATGCCCCCCGTCTCTTCAAATTTGACCCTTCCCAACTCCCCGTCTATGAGATGGCCCTAACCTCCACCTCACTGCGCGCGGTGGACTTACGCATCTTTGCCGATGAAGAATTAGCCCGAGAACTGGTGCGTGTGCCCGGCGTTGCCAACGTGGATATCTCGGGAGGGGTGCGTGAAGAAGTACGGATGAATCTAGATCTAGACCGTCTGCAAGCCCTCGGCCTAAACGTCGAGATGGTCTCCAATGCTCTACGGGAACGCAACCAAGACACTGCCGGCGGTCTGATCCGAGGGGGGCCTTCAGAATTACTGACCCGGGTGGCTGGCCGTTTTAATAGCGTCCAGGAGATTCGCCGCATTTCCATCAGTTCCAATGGCAATGGAGAGGGCAATGCGAATCAGCAACTCTACGTGGAAGATGTTGCCCAAGTCATCGACGGTACAGAAGAACAGCGGGTGTTTGTGACCCTTAACGGTCAACCCGCCGTCAAAGTCAGTATCCAGAAACAACCCGACGCGAATACCATCGAAGTGGTTGAAGGGGTGGTACGACGCCTTCAAGAATTGCGGGAAGCGGCTGTCATTCCTGAGGATATGCAAATTGAAACCACCCTGGATGAATCTCGCTTTATCCGCAGTTCCATTCAAAACGTAATTACAGCGGGACTCTCGGGGGCTGGCCTAGCGGCGATCGCCGTGTTACTCTTTCTCGGGTCCCTACGGCAAACTCTGATTGTGGTTCTCGCGATTCCCCTGGCCACCCTCACAGCCATGATTCTCATGGGCCTGTTCGGACTCTCCCTGAATGTCTTTAGCCTAGGGGGATTAGCCCTTGGGGTTGGGATTGTGGTGGACAATGCGATCGTCATGTTAGAAAACATTGCTAAAGGAGTAGAAACCACAGACCCTCAGAGTCCGGTTGAGGACTCTAGCAATGGCTATGCACTCTCCCACCTCTCCCCCAAACAGCAGTTTGCCCGCCGAGTGCGCCTCCAGGCTGAAACCTCCGCCCGCGAATTGGAATCAGCTCTGTTAGCCTCCACCAGTACCAACCTGGTGGCAGTGCTTCCCTTTCTGATGTTGGGGGGCTTTATTTCCCTGCTCTTTAACGAACTGATTTTGACCATTAGTTTTGCCGTAGCCGCCTCAATGGCGATCGCCCTGACAGTGGTTCCCGCCATGGCAGCACGGCTGTTAGGGATTCCTCGCTCCTTACATCTAAACCGCTTACCCCCGATTTGGCTCTTTGGCCGCTTCGTTCGTCTCTTAACTGCCGTTTACCGACAAATTCTCTCGGGGGTGCTACGAATGCGCCTGTTGACCATTGCCCTAGCCATTTTGGTTCTGGGAGGGGGCAGTCTCTGGATGGCGGAGAGACTTCCTCAAGAAATTCTGCCCCGCATCAACACGGGCCAAGCGCGACTGGTGGCCCAATTCCCCCCAGGAACGACCGTATCCCAGAACCGGCAAGTCATGGCAGCCGTTGATGAGATGCTGCTGTCGCAACCAGAAACCCAATATGCTTTTAGTACTGCCGGGGGGTTTCTCTTTGGAACCTCCACCAGTGCCAACTCCCTGCGGGGGTCAAGTACCATTGCCCTGACTCCAGGAACCAATGTTGGCGCTTATGTAGGACGAGTGAACCGGCAAATCACTGAGGAGATTCCCCTAGTCGATACCTCAATTCGGATGCGTCCTGAATCGGTGCGGGGGCTGATTTTAAGTAACTCTCCCACTCGTGATGACATTGATATCATGTTGCAAGGCACCAACCCCCAAGTTTTGGAAGAAGCCGGGCGCATGGTATTGGCCGCTCTAGAAGAAAACGCGACTCTAGCCAGCTACCAACCTGATGCCGAAGACCCCCAACCGGAGGTTCGCATCCGCCCCGACTGGGAACGGGCCGCCAGTGTCGGCCTCTCGGCTCAACGGATTGGGGAGACCATTCAAACCGCATTAGAGGGGTCAGTGATTACTCAAATCCAACGGGAAGACCGCCTCGTGAATGTACGGATGCAGTTACCCACGGGCACCATTGAGCGTCCGAGTCGCTTACGCTCGATTCCCCTGTTTACCTCGGGCAATCAACTGATTCGTTTAGGAGATATTGCCGAGATTGGTCGAGATGTTGCCCCAGGAGAAATTCAGCGCATTAACCAACGTCAGATTTTCCTGATTGAAGGCAGTCTCAGTGATGGCGCCAATCTCAGTGATGCCCTTGATGAAGTTGATGCCATTCTCGCCGGCCTCGACCTGCCTGAAGGGGTGACACGGGTTCCCAGTTCGGCGGCAGAAACCAATGAGCAATTACGCCAATCTTTGGTGATTTTGGGCAGCTTAGCTACGTTTATGGTGTTTGTGGTCATGGCGGTTCAGTATAACTCCCTGATTGACCCCCTCGCGATTATTCTCACAGTTCCTCTAGCTCTGGCTGGGGGGATTTTAGGGCTGTATATCACCGAAACAGCAGTAGGAGCCACGGCCATTGTTGGGGCTGTGTTATTGGTGGGGATTGTGGTCAACAATGCCATTTTGTTGGTGGAGTTAGCCAACCAAATCCGCGAAAAACAGGGGCTGAGTCACTATGAGGCCATGTTGGAGGCGGCTCCCCAACGACTACGACCGATTTTGATGACGACGATTACGACGGTCTTGGGGTTATTTCCCTTGGCCCTGGGGGTTGGGGAAGGGTCTGAGTTTCTGCAACCGTTAGGAATTGTCGTCTTTTCGGGGTTGTCCCTGGCGACCTTTTTAACCCTCTTTATTGTTCCCTGTTTCTATACTCTCCTTCATCGCTCGAATCGCCCCCGCAAACCCCGTTTACCGAGTGCGGGTTGGCAGGAGTCTCCTGTGGAACAACCGGTGGGTACGTTTAAGTAG
- a CDS encoding chlorophyll a/b-binding protein, giving the protein MSQSPEPSVTPNLTEPKFGFNQYAERLNGRAAMIGFIAALAIEYLSGQGLLAWLGLI; this is encoded by the coding sequence ATGAGCCAATCTCCTGAACCCTCCGTGACCCCTAATCTCACAGAGCCTAAATTTGGATTTAACCAATATGCAGAACGGCTCAACGGTCGTGCCGCGATGATTGGTTTCATTGCGGCCCTCGCCATAGAATACCTATCGGGTCAAGGACTCTTAGCCTGGTTAGGCCTGATTTAG
- a CDS encoding BlaI/MecI/CopY family transcriptional regulator, with protein MVPLPDHRPQNLSLGPLEAEILEIIYDLKEVTVKDVHDRILADPDRELAYASVTTVMRRLTRKGWLDCDKADRAFRWRPRISREQAQMLKSHDRLQRFLAVSSPDVVAAFADSLDVDSLDRLDAIAQRIQAVRRQREEQS; from the coding sequence ATGGTTCCTCTCCCTGATCATCGTCCCCAAAACTTATCTCTCGGACCCCTAGAAGCTGAAATCCTAGAGATTATCTATGATCTCAAAGAGGTGACCGTAAAAGACGTCCACGATCGCATCCTCGCAGACCCTGATCGCGAACTCGCCTACGCCTCCGTCACCACCGTGATGCGTCGTTTAACCCGCAAGGGCTGGCTCGACTGTGACAAAGCTGATCGCGCCTTTCGTTGGCGGCCGCGCATCTCCCGGGAGCAAGCACAAATGCTCAAATCCCACGATCGCCTGCAACGGTTTCTGGCCGTCAGTAGCCCCGATGTGGTCGCGGCCTTCGCCGACAGCCTAGATGTGGACAGCCTAGACCGCCTCGACGCCATTGCACAACGGATTCAAGCGGTTCGACGCCAACGGGAGGAACAGTCCTAA